In the Pseudorasbora parva isolate DD20220531a chromosome 23, ASM2467924v1, whole genome shotgun sequence genome, one interval contains:
- the LOC137062139 gene encoding uncharacterized protein — protein sequence MTTPTPSATPFADIITALAALHQEQHQSMLDLRADQERRFEAIVRGQQEDRERFRSWTAREVCTEAAGLASAPVHVPLHKMGPQDDPEAFIELFQKAAEACGWPRAQWPVRLIPLLTGEAQAAAQQLPVANLLDYEDLKRAIIQRVGRTPEQHRQRFRSLAWGEAGRPFAMAQQLRDECRKWLLAGGSDVDHIVDLVVLEQFIARLPRKTAEWVQCHRPTSLTTAINLAEDHLVACPGVGEPLLTSPSLSPPSVSPSRPVPLPRSRPPGPPRIPPRGRGGMGPGQYGSSRAPPRGAGLLGSGGDNGSGSTPPPRSFSNPLPAAGAAGRPGLACWRCGDPDHFVDRCPMMDVGTMIRVPDFQRTTPDQAGEYQIP from the exons atgacaacaccaacgccctccgccacgccgtttgcggacatcatcaccgctctcgcggccctccaccaggaacaacaccagtccatgctggacctgcgggcggaccaggagcgccgtttcgaggccatcgtccgcggccagcaagaggaccgcgagaggttccggagctggacaGCCCGGGAGGTTtgcaccgaagccgccgggctcgccagcgcaccggtccacgtgcccctacataagatggggccacaggacgatcccgaggccttcatcgAACTGTTCCAGAAGgcagcggaggcctgcgggtggccccgggcacagtggccggtgcgcctcataccACTGCTCacgggagaagcccaggcggccgctcaacaactgccggtggcgaacctcctggattatGAAGACCtaaagagggccatcatccagcgggtcggccggacccccgaGCAGCATCGACAGCGGTTCCGCTCGCTGGCGTGGGGTGAGGCCGGtcggcccttcgcgatggcccaacagctccgggacgagtgccgcaaatggctattggccggtggaagcgacgtggaccacatcgtcgatctggtggtactggagcagttcatcgctcggctccccaggaagaccgccgagtgggtccagtgccaccggcccacgtcgctgacgacggccatcaacctggcggaggaccatctggtggcgtgcccgggggtcggcgagcccctactaacttctccctctctctctcccccctctgtctctccttctcgccctgtccctctccctaggtcccgccctccagggccccctcgtattccccccagaggtcggggtggaatgggcccagggcaatacgggagttcgagggccccgcccaggggggcggggctgctggggtcgggcggggataacggttccggttccaccccccctccgcgctcattttccaatccactccccgccgcaggggcggcgggcaggcctgggctggcctgctggcggtgcggcgacccggaccattttgtggaccgatgtccgatgatggacgtcgggacaatgatccgggtcccggacttccagcggaccacccctgatcaagcaggagagtaccaaattcct taa